One stretch of Desulfatirhabdium butyrativorans DSM 18734 DNA includes these proteins:
- a CDS encoding bifunctional acetyl-CoA hydrolase/transferase family protein/GNAT family N-acetyltransferase, whose translation MAKPHFWPDHYIQNTKSAEEAIGLIKPGQRVFIGSSCGEPQHLVRVLANASSSFMDIEIVRVMSLESTPLTLIANKTQDQILNIRSFYLGSAKPKSLSRNLRFITPLNLSAIPRLFKSRMMPVHIALIQTTPPDDFGWLSLGISVDITLAAAQSADLVIAQINPKMPRVLGQSFIHVNDVDIFVEYEEPLLGVPKTPELEAANTIGRLISRHIEDGSTIQISPGTTPQATMLALQDKNDLGIHTQYMTSDIMHLYSAGIITNRCKGFNDGKMVASTAIGDDNLYEFIHDNPAVEFHPSDYVNNPSIIARHNRMVALNVVTAIDLTGQVAADSLPYTQFSGVTGMMDFIRGATQAEGGKSILLMPSTDATGKKSRILPLLNDRAIVIPRGDVHYVATEYGVVNLFGKSFQERALAMISIAHPAFRDELFFEAKKMGLFSQERTLTESMHGVYPVELEENLKIDGETVTIRPAKPIDERRIQEHFYSLDKNDVISRFFHEKTSFLRKEMQGISQIDYVKNLTMLAVVGEFGFGKVVAIGEYLIEESKNLAEVAFSVSHEWQGKKLGKILLHKLAMAAKQNGIAGLIAFTNHDNQGMIRLFETLPYKIKKTFEEDVLVLICRFDEPKA comes from the coding sequence ATGGCAAAGCCCCATTTCTGGCCGGACCATTACATCCAGAACACAAAGTCGGCAGAAGAGGCCATCGGTCTGATCAAACCGGGCCAGCGGGTGTTCATCGGCTCATCCTGCGGGGAACCCCAGCATCTGGTTCGGGTCCTGGCCAATGCCTCGAGCAGCTTCATGGACATCGAAATCGTCCGGGTCATGTCTCTCGAAAGCACCCCCCTGACCCTGATCGCCAACAAGACCCAGGATCAGATCCTGAATATCCGATCGTTCTATCTGGGGTCCGCCAAACCCAAAAGCCTTTCGCGCAACCTGCGTTTCATCACGCCGCTCAACCTCTCCGCCATACCCAGACTCTTCAAGAGCCGGATGATGCCTGTGCATATCGCGCTCATTCAGACAACGCCTCCAGACGATTTCGGATGGCTCAGCCTCGGCATCTCCGTCGATATCACCCTTGCGGCGGCCCAATCCGCGGATCTGGTCATCGCCCAGATCAACCCGAAAATGCCGCGTGTGCTGGGCCAGAGCTTCATCCACGTCAACGATGTGGACATTTTCGTGGAATACGAAGAACCCCTGCTGGGCGTTCCCAAGACACCGGAACTCGAAGCGGCCAACACCATCGGCAGACTGATTTCCCGGCATATCGAGGATGGCTCCACCATTCAGATCAGCCCCGGCACCACCCCCCAGGCGACGATGCTGGCGCTTCAGGACAAGAACGATCTCGGAATCCATACCCAATACATGACCAGCGACATCATGCATCTGTATTCCGCGGGCATCATCACCAACCGATGCAAGGGGTTCAACGACGGCAAGATGGTGGCCAGCACCGCCATCGGAGACGACAACCTGTACGAATTCATTCACGACAATCCGGCCGTCGAGTTTCATCCTTCCGATTACGTGAACAACCCCTCCATCATTGCGCGCCACAACCGGATGGTAGCCCTCAATGTCGTCACGGCCATCGACCTGACCGGGCAGGTCGCGGCCGATTCCCTGCCGTACACCCAGTTTTCCGGGGTTACCGGAATGATGGATTTCATCCGGGGCGCCACCCAGGCGGAAGGCGGAAAATCGATTCTGCTGATGCCATCCACGGATGCCACCGGAAAAAAAAGCCGGATTCTGCCGCTTCTGAACGATCGGGCCATTGTCATCCCGCGAGGGGATGTCCACTATGTGGCAACGGAATATGGCGTGGTCAATCTTTTTGGAAAGAGCTTCCAGGAGAGGGCGCTTGCCATGATCAGCATCGCCCATCCGGCTTTCCGGGACGAGCTGTTTTTCGAAGCGAAGAAAATGGGCCTCTTCAGCCAGGAGCGCACCCTGACCGAATCCATGCATGGGGTCTATCCCGTCGAACTCGAAGAGAATCTCAAAATCGACGGGGAAACCGTTACGATCCGGCCGGCCAAACCCATCGACGAGCGCCGCATCCAGGAGCATTTCTACTCCCTCGACAAAAACGATGTCATTTCCCGCTTTTTCCATGAAAAAACGAGTTTTCTGAGAAAGGAAATGCAGGGCATTTCCCAGATCGATTATGTGAAAAACCTGACGATGCTCGCGGTCGTCGGCGAATTCGGTTTTGGCAAGGTGGTTGCCATCGGCGAATACCTGATCGAAGAATCCAAGAATCTGGCGGAAGTGGCCTTTTCGGTCAGCCATGAGTGGCAGGGCAAGAAGCTCGGTAAAATTCTGCTGCACAAACTGGCCATGGCCGCCAAGCAAAACGGCATTGCAGGGCTGATCGCATTCACGAATCACGATAACCAGGGAATGATCCGGCTGTTCGAAACGCTTCCTTACAAGATCAAAAAGACGTTCGAGGAAGATGTGCTCGTTTTGATATGCCGGTTCGATGAACCCAAAGCTTAA
- a CDS encoding ASKHA domain-containing protein codes for MKGYTVRFLPHDKTITVDEGTTVLRAAMAAGVHINASCGGEGVCGKCRVLIETGAVEGGITEKLSRQDIEQGYRQACLSTIRGDLTVRIPVESVVDASILNMQSTPRRMAGIQEPDFNELKEQGLFLPPVEKKYLELPEPSHQDNLPDVSRLIGFLKLEHDEHRLVVSLPVIRKLPGILRQSGFKITATLARPVHPGRKTHIINVQPGDTTDRNYAIAIDIGTTTVYGQLIDLITGNVLAQFGDFNAQISYGEDVISRIMYAEKPGGLDKLHEVVIGTINGIIAKMLKKSGIDRDDVNAITLAGNTTMTQLMLKVDPRYIRRSPYVPASTIYPPIMAKSLDFELGDHVTALVYPQISSYVGGDIVSGVMGSGMYRTEELTLYLDIGTNAEIVIGNKDWLACAACSAGPAFEGGGITFGMRATKGAIEDFSIDPITLEPMNITIGNVRPKGICGSGLIIMVATLFEMGIIDNKGKFNRDLKTPRIRETEGIVEYVLAFAENTQIDRDIVLTEPDIDNLIRAKGAIYSGCMTLLEEVGLNVNDLQRIILAGGFGSYVDLAKAMVIGLLPEVNPDQVTYVGNGSLMGARMSSLTNRIRRDVVDVTKRMTNFELSETRSYMDNYVAALFLPHTDINKFPKLKARLESRGKSHREHLS; via the coding sequence ATGAAAGGATATACCGTTCGATTTTTACCGCACGACAAGACCATAACGGTCGACGAAGGAACAACGGTCCTCCGGGCGGCCATGGCGGCAGGTGTGCACATCAACGCATCCTGCGGCGGAGAAGGCGTATGTGGAAAATGCCGGGTCCTGATCGAAACCGGCGCCGTGGAAGGCGGTATTACCGAAAAATTGAGCCGGCAAGACATCGAGCAGGGCTACCGTCAGGCATGCCTATCGACGATCCGGGGAGACCTCACGGTTCGCATTCCCGTTGAATCCGTCGTCGATGCCAGTATTCTGAACATGCAAAGCACCCCCCGCCGGATGGCCGGCATCCAGGAACCTGACTTCAATGAACTCAAGGAACAGGGTCTGTTCCTGCCACCGGTCGAAAAGAAATATCTCGAATTGCCCGAGCCATCCCATCAGGACAACCTGCCGGATGTCAGCCGCCTGATCGGATTTCTGAAACTGGAGCACGATGAGCACCGGCTCGTCGTCTCGCTTCCGGTCATCCGAAAACTTCCGGGCATCCTGCGCCAGAGCGGATTCAAAATCACGGCCACCCTTGCAAGGCCCGTTCATCCCGGCCGAAAAACCCACATCATCAACGTCCAGCCAGGCGATACGACAGACCGCAATTACGCCATCGCCATCGACATCGGCACGACAACCGTTTACGGCCAGCTCATCGATCTGATCACCGGCAATGTGCTCGCCCAGTTCGGCGATTTCAACGCCCAGATCAGCTACGGCGAGGATGTGATCAGCCGGATCATGTATGCCGAAAAACCCGGGGGGCTCGATAAACTCCATGAAGTCGTCATCGGCACCATCAACGGCATTATCGCAAAGATGCTGAAAAAATCCGGGATCGACCGGGATGATGTGAACGCCATCACCCTGGCCGGAAACACCACCATGACCCAGCTCATGCTCAAGGTCGATCCGCGATACATCCGCAGATCACCTTATGTGCCGGCATCGACCATCTACCCGCCCATCATGGCCAAATCTCTGGACTTCGAGCTGGGCGATCATGTGACGGCTCTGGTCTACCCCCAGATTTCGAGCTACGTCGGCGGGGATATCGTCTCCGGGGTCATGGGATCGGGCATGTACCGCACCGAGGAGCTTACCCTGTACCTGGACATCGGCACCAACGCCGAAATCGTCATCGGCAACAAGGACTGGCTGGCCTGCGCCGCCTGCTCCGCCGGGCCCGCCTTCGAAGGCGGCGGCATCACCTTCGGGATGCGGGCCACCAAGGGTGCGATCGAGGATTTTTCCATCGACCCGATCACGCTCGAGCCCATGAACATCACGATCGGAAACGTCCGGCCCAAGGGAATCTGCGGATCGGGGCTCATCATCATGGTGGCCACCCTTTTCGAGATGGGCATCATCGACAACAAGGGAAAGTTCAACCGGGATTTGAAAACGCCCCGAATCCGCGAAACCGAAGGCATTGTGGAGTACGTCCTGGCCTTTGCCGAAAACACCCAGATCGACAGGGACATCGTCCTGACAGAACCCGACATCGACAACCTGATCCGCGCCAAGGGAGCGATTTACAGCGGATGCATGACCCTGCTCGAAGAAGTCGGGCTGAACGTGAATGATTTGCAGCGGATCATTCTGGCAGGCGGTTTCGGCAGTTATGTGGACCTCGCCAAAGCCATGGTCATCGGCCTGCTTCCCGAAGTCAACCCGGACCAGGTCACCTATGTCGGCAACGGATCGCTGATGGGCGCCCGGATGAGTTCGCTCACCAACCGGATCCGCAGGGACGTGGTGGATGTGACCAAACGCATGACCAATTTCGAGCTCTCCGAAACCCGATCCTACATGGACAACTACGTTGCGGCCCTTTTCCTGCCGCATACGGACATCAACAAATTCCCGAAGCTCAAGGCAAGACTCGAATCAAGGGGAAAATCCCACCGAGAACATTTATCGTGA
- a CDS encoding acetyl-CoA decarbonylase/synthase complex subunit delta — protein sequence MGLDIVKESYTGNIREITLGKGPKAVKVGGQNCYPFYLFEGTMPNKPRIAMEVWDMQPEEWPEAALSHFKDVASDAAAWAKKCVNEFGAEMIVLQLKSTDPNGNNASPEQAAETVKKVQAAVDVPVILWGCANVQKDEAVFKKIAEECQGTNLVMGPVEDKNHKAIGAAAMGYGHTLISSSPIDVNLAKQINILLENLGVPTDKIIIDPTTGGLGYGLEYSYSVMERLRMAALNQGDDKLQYPIINNLGNEVWKCKEAKLGIDDAPTLGDPEKRGILMEAVGAIAYLLAGSDILIMRHPESIRMVKAFIELLMNGGSASAIAGIQKQLPEAVVDLAALAPAPDLTIAEEKAKPAPAAAAPKAEAPKAAAPAAAAPKAQAPKAAAPAPAAEAKAAAPVVDKAAEEAKAAAQAKADAEAKAKAEADAKAKAEADAKAKVEAEAKAKADAAAKAKADEEAKLKAEAAKREAEEEAIRQQRAKEREERAAAMQKAQATTVTLTAAAIQKSMTEKILDKLNRIHRR from the coding sequence TTGGGCTTAGACATTGTCAAGGAATCATACACCGGCAACATCCGGGAAATTACGCTGGGCAAGGGGCCGAAAGCCGTCAAAGTCGGCGGCCAGAACTGTTACCCCTTCTACCTGTTCGAAGGCACCATGCCCAACAAGCCCAGAATCGCCATGGAAGTCTGGGACATGCAACCGGAAGAATGGCCGGAAGCCGCTTTGAGCCATTTCAAGGACGTGGCATCCGATGCGGCGGCATGGGCCAAAAAATGCGTCAACGAATTCGGCGCCGAAATGATCGTGCTGCAGCTCAAGAGCACCGACCCCAACGGCAACAACGCATCGCCCGAGCAGGCAGCCGAAACCGTCAAGAAAGTCCAGGCAGCCGTCGATGTCCCGGTAATTTTATGGGGATGCGCCAATGTCCAGAAGGATGAAGCCGTATTCAAGAAAATCGCGGAAGAATGCCAGGGAACCAACCTGGTGATGGGCCCGGTCGAGGACAAGAACCACAAGGCTATCGGTGCGGCAGCCATGGGATATGGCCACACACTCATCTCCTCTTCCCCGATCGATGTCAACCTTGCCAAGCAAATCAACATCCTGCTCGAAAATCTCGGTGTTCCCACCGATAAAATCATCATCGACCCGACGACGGGCGGTCTCGGATATGGTCTCGAATATTCCTATTCCGTCATGGAGCGGCTGCGCATGGCAGCTCTCAATCAGGGCGACGACAAACTCCAGTACCCGATCATCAACAACCTTGGCAACGAAGTCTGGAAGTGCAAGGAAGCCAAACTCGGAATCGACGATGCCCCGACACTCGGTGATCCCGAAAAACGCGGGATCCTGATGGAAGCCGTCGGCGCCATTGCCTATCTTCTGGCAGGAAGCGACATTCTCATCATGCGCCATCCCGAATCCATCCGCATGGTCAAGGCCTTCATCGAACTGCTGATGAACGGTGGATCGGCAAGCGCCATCGCTGGCATCCAGAAGCAACTTCCCGAAGCCGTCGTCGATTTGGCAGCCCTCGCTCCGGCGCCTGATCTCACCATTGCCGAAGAAAAGGCTAAACCCGCTCCGGCAGCAGCCGCACCCAAAGCCGAAGCACCAAAAGCGGCAGCGCCCGCAGCAGCAGCCCCCAAAGCTCAAGCACCCAAGGCTGCAGCGCCTGCACCCGCGGCTGAAGCCAAAGCGGCAGCACCGGTCGTAGACAAGGCTGCAGAGGAAGCCAAGGCAGCAGCACAAGCCAAGGCGGATGCGGAAGCCAAAGCCAAGGCCGAGGCAGATGCAAAAGCCAAAGCAGAAGCCGATGCGAAGGCCAAAGTGGAAGCGGAAGCCAAAGCCAAGGCGGATGCCGCAGCCAAAGCCAAAGCCGATGAAGAAGCCAAACTGAAGGCCGAAGCCGCCAAACGCGAGGCTGAAGAAGAAGCCATCCGTCAGCAGCGGGCCAAGGAACGGGAAGAGCGCGCGGCAGCCATGCAAAAGGCCCAAGCCACCACCGTTACCCTGACCGCAGCCGCCATCCAGAAATCGATGACGGAGAAAATTCTCGATAAACTGAATCGCATCCATAGAAGATGA
- the cooS gene encoding anaerobic carbon-monoxide dehydrogenase catalytic subunit encodes MAEETKLKKVVVADKEVKAEKAAKVADPVGASIDIATQQMIRRAQELGIDTVFDRAEAMKPCNIGIQGTCCKNCSMGPCRLPLTKSAGDGPDERKGLCGASANTIAARNFIRMVAGGAAAHSDHGRGVAEVFMAVARGESHDYKIKDVNKLLAIAPHYGVETTVKTDDGQVLDRDVNEIALEVGQKALDEWGKAEGELCYLKRAPQPLYEKWKKAGVLPRNIDREIVEIMHRTHMGVDQDYKNLIKQGTRAALADGWGGSMIATDLQDVLFGTPYPLQSEANLGIMKEDHVNLIIHGHEPILSEMIVAAAQSQEMIDYAKTVGAKGIQLGGICCTGNEILQRHGVPPAGTFLQQELAIITGACDAMVVDIQCVMQNLANVAKCFHTKLITTHRIARMEQENVIHIEFDEHHAMEDAKRIVKMAIDNFQNRKAEVMIPRAKATQIAGFGVESIRYHLGGTFRGDYYTLNDNIINGRIRGIAGVVGCNNARTRHNENHITIVKELIKNDVIVLTTGCNGIACAMEGLLTPETAAVFCGPGLAEVCETVGIPPVLHMGSCVDNSRILLAATEVVKAGGLGNDISDLPAAGSAPEWMSEKAISIGQYFVASGFYTVFGVTFPTTGAPVFQDYLFHELEKIYGGMWDFEIDPIKHAHKMIAHIDKKRKALGIDKARERVLMDMADRMKLSA; translated from the coding sequence ATGGCAGAAGAAACCAAGTTGAAAAAAGTCGTGGTTGCAGACAAGGAAGTGAAGGCCGAAAAAGCAGCGAAGGTGGCCGATCCTGTCGGCGCGTCCATCGACATCGCTACCCAGCAGATGATCCGAAGAGCCCAGGAATTGGGCATCGATACGGTTTTCGATCGTGCCGAAGCAATGAAACCCTGTAACATCGGCATCCAGGGAACCTGCTGCAAAAACTGTTCGATGGGCCCCTGCAGGCTGCCGCTCACCAAATCCGCAGGCGATGGCCCCGACGAACGAAAAGGGCTTTGCGGTGCAAGCGCCAACACCATCGCCGCCCGAAACTTCATCCGCATGGTAGCAGGTGGAGCCGCAGCCCACTCCGATCATGGCCGCGGCGTTGCCGAAGTATTCATGGCCGTCGCCCGAGGGGAAAGCCACGATTACAAAATCAAGGATGTCAACAAGCTCCTGGCGATCGCGCCACATTACGGCGTCGAAACCACCGTCAAAACGGACGACGGGCAGGTGCTGGATCGGGATGTCAATGAAATTGCATTGGAAGTCGGCCAGAAGGCCCTCGATGAATGGGGAAAAGCCGAAGGCGAATTGTGCTATCTGAAACGTGCACCCCAGCCGCTCTATGAAAAATGGAAAAAAGCCGGCGTATTGCCGAGAAATATCGACCGGGAAATCGTCGAAATCATGCACCGGACCCACATGGGCGTGGATCAGGATTACAAGAACCTGATCAAGCAAGGCACCCGGGCGGCTCTTGCCGATGGTTGGGGCGGATCGATGATTGCCACCGATCTTCAGGATGTTCTGTTCGGAACCCCATATCCCCTTCAGTCCGAAGCCAATCTCGGCATCATGAAGGAAGACCATGTCAACCTCATCATCCATGGTCATGAGCCGATTCTCTCCGAAATGATCGTTGCCGCTGCCCAGTCCCAGGAAATGATCGATTACGCCAAAACCGTGGGCGCCAAGGGCATTCAGCTCGGCGGTATCTGCTGCACCGGAAACGAAATCCTGCAGCGCCATGGCGTTCCACCGGCAGGCACTTTCCTGCAGCAGGAACTGGCCATCATTACCGGCGCCTGTGATGCCATGGTCGTGGATATCCAGTGCGTTATGCAGAATCTGGCCAATGTCGCCAAGTGCTTCCACACCAAGCTGATCACCACCCACCGCATCGCCAGAATGGAGCAGGAAAACGTCATTCACATCGAATTTGACGAACACCATGCGATGGAAGATGCCAAACGGATCGTGAAAATGGCCATCGACAATTTCCAGAATCGAAAAGCCGAAGTCATGATCCCCAGAGCCAAGGCCACCCAGATTGCAGGCTTCGGTGTCGAATCGATCCGCTATCACCTGGGCGGGACCTTCCGCGGCGACTATTACACCTTGAACGACAATATCATCAACGGCCGCATCCGGGGCATCGCTGGCGTGGTCGGCTGCAACAACGCCAGAACCCGCCACAACGAAAACCACATCACCATCGTCAAGGAACTCATCAAAAACGACGTCATTGTTCTGACAACGGGATGCAACGGCATTGCCTGCGCCATGGAAGGGCTGCTCACGCCGGAAACGGCGGCCGTCTTCTGCGGTCCCGGTCTTGCCGAAGTCTGCGAAACCGTCGGTATCCCGCCCGTGCTGCACATGGGCTCCTGTGTGGACAACAGCCGGATCCTCTTGGCTGCAACCGAAGTCGTCAAGGCAGGCGGCCTCGGCAACGACATCAGCGATCTGCCGGCTGCCGGAAGCGCGCCCGAGTGGATGAGCGAAAAAGCCATCAGCATCGGACAGTACTTTGTTGCCTCCGGTTTCTACACGGTCTTTGGCGTCACCTTCCCGACCACCGGTGCTCCTGTATTCCAGGATTATCTGTTCCACGAACTGGAGAAGATATATGGTGGCATGTGGGATTTCGAGATCGATCCGATCAAGCACGCGCACAAGATGATCGCCCATATCGACAAGAAGCGCAAAGCGCTCGGCATCGACAAGGCCAGAGAACGCGTCCTGATGGATATGGCCGACCGGATGAAACTCTCGGCATGA
- the acsB gene encoding acetyl-CoA decarbonylase/synthase complex subunit alpha/beta, translated as MSRLVAFAAIQGGYNIVSKVEGKLQKALATYNADTKVGFPNTAYYLPVIYSLLGIKVETLEDMKKPLAFARGLLPPHVKGSHHLPYLGPLLDAGMAALFAFEIEEALRYLEQPDFYLHSEEIDEAAGKIWLGAADDTVFRKRGVEFVDGSAPGFAAIVGAAPTPEIAKMIVEEYQKRSLYIFLAANQNGTTVAQQLLEAGVQIGWNTRIVPFGPDISSAIFALGFANRAAMAFGGIKPGDYRKMLLYNKNRIFAFVNALGDVNAEWAAAAAGCVNWGFPTLADTDIPEILPTGICTYEHVVANVKHEDMVQKSVEVRGLKVTVSKIDIPCAFGPAYEGERVRGADLYCQCGGGKTQCTELVKMAEMNEIEDGKVTVVGPDMKDIKAGGTFPLGIYVQVAGREFQTDFEPILERQIHHLINYIQGIMHIGQRDISWIRVSKAAIEKGFSLKDIGVVLHAKFHQDFQKIVDKVQVTLFTNKEDVDKLTARARAEYKMRDERVEKMTDEDVEIYYSCTLCQSFAPTHVCTVSPERTGLCGAYNWMDCKASFEINPTGPNQPIQKGECIDPKLGQWKGVNEFVKKASRGAIDHYNFYSLVVDPMTTCGCCECIAATLPTCNGVMTVHRDYSGETPCGMKFTTLAGVMGGGAQSPGFVGHSKYNITQRKFIVGDGGLLRMVWMPKSLKEEIRDRLIKRGTEMGYPNLIDMIADETVGTTEEEILPFLQKVGHPALSMPPIIGG; from the coding sequence ATGTCAAGACTCGTAGCATTCGCCGCCATTCAGGGCGGATACAACATCGTCTCCAAGGTGGAAGGAAAGCTTCAAAAAGCACTGGCCACCTACAACGCCGACACCAAGGTCGGATTTCCCAACACGGCTTATTACCTGCCTGTCATCTATTCACTTCTCGGCATCAAGGTCGAGACCCTCGAAGACATGAAAAAACCCCTTGCATTTGCCAGAGGCCTTCTGCCGCCGCACGTCAAGGGCTCACACCATCTGCCGTATCTCGGCCCCCTTCTGGATGCCGGCATGGCAGCCCTGTTTGCCTTCGAAATCGAAGAAGCCCTGCGCTATCTCGAACAGCCGGATTTCTATCTCCATTCGGAAGAAATCGATGAAGCCGCCGGAAAAATCTGGCTGGGTGCAGCCGACGATACCGTGTTCCGAAAACGCGGCGTGGAATTCGTCGACGGCTCGGCTCCGGGTTTTGCCGCCATCGTCGGTGCGGCTCCAACTCCCGAAATCGCCAAGATGATCGTGGAAGAATATCAGAAACGAAGCCTCTATATTTTCCTCGCAGCCAACCAGAACGGCACGACCGTTGCCCAGCAGTTGCTTGAGGCAGGAGTTCAGATCGGATGGAATACCCGTATCGTTCCTTTCGGCCCCGACATTTCCTCGGCCATCTTCGCCCTTGGTTTCGCCAACCGGGCGGCCATGGCTTTCGGCGGCATCAAACCCGGCGACTACCGCAAGATGCTGCTTTACAACAAGAACCGGATCTTCGCCTTCGTCAATGCGCTGGGCGATGTCAATGCCGAATGGGCCGCAGCGGCCGCCGGATGCGTCAACTGGGGCTTCCCGACCCTTGCAGACACTGACATTCCCGAAATTCTTCCCACCGGTATCTGTACGTACGAGCACGTCGTCGCCAACGTCAAACACGAAGACATGGTGCAGAAGTCCGTTGAAGTCCGCGGCCTCAAGGTCACCGTTTCCAAGATCGACATCCCCTGCGCCTTCGGTCCTGCATATGAAGGTGAGCGCGTCCGCGGGGCAGACCTGTACTGCCAGTGCGGCGGCGGCAAGACCCAGTGCACCGAGCTGGTGAAAATGGCCGAAATGAACGAGATCGAAGACGGCAAGGTCACGGTCGTCGGCCCCGACATGAAGGATATCAAAGCCGGCGGAACATTCCCGCTCGGCATCTATGTCCAGGTTGCGGGCCGCGAATTTCAGACCGACTTCGAGCCCATTCTGGAACGCCAGATCCACCACCTGATCAATTACATCCAGGGCATCATGCACATCGGGCAGCGGGACATTTCCTGGATCCGCGTCAGCAAGGCGGCCATCGAGAAAGGCTTCTCCCTGAAGGATATCGGCGTGGTCCTCCATGCGAAATTCCATCAGGATTTCCAGAAAATCGTGGACAAGGTTCAGGTCACCCTGTTCACCAACAAGGAAGATGTGGACAAACTGACGGCAAGGGCCCGGGCCGAATACAAAATGCGGGATGAGCGCGTCGAGAAGATGACCGACGAGGATGTGGAAATCTACTATTCCTGCACCCTTTGCCAGTCCTTCGCTCCGACCCACGTCTGCACCGTCAGCCCCGAGCGGACGGGTCTGTGCGGCGCTTACAACTGGATGGACTGCAAGGCTTCCTTTGAAATCAACCCGACCGGGCCGAACCAGCCGATTCAGAAGGGCGAATGCATCGATCCCAAACTCGGGCAATGGAAGGGCGTCAATGAATTTGTGAAGAAAGCCTCCCGTGGGGCTATCGACCACTACAATTTCTACTCCCTCGTGGTCGATCCGATGACGACCTGCGGCTGCTGCGAATGTATCGCAGCCACTCTGCCCACCTGCAACGGTGTCATGACCGTTCACCGGGATTATTCCGGAGAAACCCCCTGCGGCATGAAGTTCACCACCCTGGCCGGTGTCATGGGCGGTGGGGCGCAGTCGCCGGGTTTTGTCGGCCATTCCAAATACAACATCACCCAGAGAAAATTCATCGTCGGAGACGGCGGGTTGCTTCGAATGGTATGGATGCCCAAAAGCCTGAAGGAAGAAATCCGCGACCGGCTCATCAAACGCGGCACGGAGATGGGTTACCCGAACCTGATCGACATGATCGCAGACGAAACCGTCGGGACGACCGAAGAGGAAATTCTGCCCTTCCTGCAGAAGGTCGGCCATCCGGCGCTTTCGATGCCTCCGATCATCGGCGGATGA